The following are encoded together in the Gasterosteus aculeatus chromosome 7, fGasAcu3.hap1.1, whole genome shotgun sequence genome:
- the LOC120822781 gene encoding protein sprouty homolog 3, translating into MDPAHSFRTELDPQQVPVLSLDQIRAIRANNDYVERPVALEPASLSGFFYPHEDRYPHGVHPHHPQPSFHSALPRSHSQQHAHLSHLSRSSTISSSMSRTSATSDQRLLAGLTPSRSDLGSVVRSQPKGELKPDASFGKGPAEDEAEPGRHLFICERCGRCKCRECCAPRRLPSCWACGQRCLCSAESAVEYGTCLCCVKGLFYHCSAQDDEDNCADRPCSCAPAHACARWGTMGLLALCLPCLCCYPLARLCLALCQCAHDRSTRPGCRCSNTNTVCRKISASNPNPGAPSLRSKALEKPL; encoded by the coding sequence ATGGACCCCGCTCATTCCTTCAGGACGGAGCTGGACCCCCAGCAGGTCCCAGTGCTGTCGCTCGACCAGATACGTGCCATCCGGGCCAACAATGACTATGTGGAGAGGCCCGTGGCGCTGGAACCGGCGTCCCTGTCCGGGTTTTTTTATCCCCACGAAGACCGTTACCCTCATGGAGTacacccccaccacccacagCCTTCTTTCCACTCGGCCCTGCCCCGCAGCCACAGTCAGCAGCACGctcacctgtcccacctgagcCGTTCCAGTACCATAAGCTCTTCCATGTCTCGGACCAGTGCCACCTCGGACCAGCGGCTACTGGCGGGTCTGACGCCTTCCCGTTCCGACCTGGGTTCGGTGGTCCGCTCTCAGCCCAAAGGAGAACTCAAGCCTGACGCCTCCTTCGGCAAAGGCCCGGCGGAGGACGAGGCCGAGCCGGGCCGCCACCTGTTCATCTGCGAGCGGTGCGGTCGCTGCAAGTGCCGAGAGTGCTGCGCCCCCCGCCGCCTGCCCTCCTGCTGGGCCTGCGGACAACGCTGCCTGTGCTCCGCCGAGAGCGCCGTGGAGTACGGAACCTGCTTGTGCTGCGTCAAAGGCCTGTTCTACCACTGCTCCGCCCAGGACGACGAGGACAACTGCGCTGATCGGCCGTGCTCCTGCGCCCCGGCCCACGCCTGTGCCCGCTGGGGCACCATGGGGCTGCTGGCGCTCTGCCTGCCCTGCCTCTGCTGCTACCCCCTCGCCAGGCTGTGCCTTGCCCTGTGCCAGTGCGCCCACGACCGCTCCACGCGCCCCGGCTGCAGGTGCAGCAACACCAACACGGTTTGCCGCAAGATTTCCGCCTCCAACCCTAACCCCGGTGCCCCCTCGCTCCGCAGCAAGGCACTGGAGAAGCCCTTATGA